From the Kallotenue papyrolyticum genome, the window GTGGATCGCCCGTGGTGAGTGGTTGGCATACGATATCAATCTACCAAGCGACGCGCAGTATCGCATAACACTACGCGTTGCCACGCCCTACACTGACCGCCGGCTGCGGGTGGAGGTGGACGGCGTCAACCTGAGCGGGACGGTAACGTTGCCCGCCACAGGATCTTATCAGACATGGACAGATGTTACGCTCGCTGCGATGCACCTCCAGGCTGGATGGCATAGGGTGCGCATTGTGGCCGAGACAAGCAGCTTCAACATTAATTACATCGTGGTTGGCAGTCCGTGACGCTTCTGACCGGATCCGTCAACCTGTGGATCGCTCTGGGGTAGCGCTGGCCCCACTGCGCACGTGGCCTGCTCGTCCGCAACGCTGCGCCGGTGTGCCCATCACCTACCTATGGTTGGGCCTGTCGGTAGAGCTCGCGCAGGTAGGTGATCACCTGCCAGATCTCTTCTTCGCTGAGCTGATCGCCAAAAGCGGGCATTGCCGTGCCGGGTTTACCGTTTTTGATCCACTCAAAGACCTGCGCATCGGTGTGGGTGGCGAAGTGCGGGATGGTGAAATCGGCGGGCAGGCCGGGCAAGGTGGCGGCTGCCGGTCCATCACCGCGTCCGCTCAAGCCGTGGCAACTGGCGCACGAACGCTCGTAGATCGCCTTGCCGGCAGCCAGCACCTCGGGCGTGGGGCTGAGCGGATTGGTGCGTTCGGCAGCGCGCGTCAGATAGTAGGGCACGGTTGCCGCGCCAAACGCTAGCGCGACCATCAGCAGTGCGCTGCTCTGGAAGCGGCCCTGCCAGCGTCGCGCGATCGGGAGCTGGCTCAGCGCGGTCAGCATCAGCGCTAGGGTGAGCAGGACCGCCCAGAGTGGTGCGCCGGCAGACGGGGTAGTGCTGCTCGGCGCCAGCGAGGTGTCGATGATGAAGGTGTGGCGCACATCGTCCATGCCACGCGCGCGCAGAATCGTTTCCAGGTGCCACTGGCCGGGCATGGTCAGCAGCGCGCCGCGCGCCCCCCAGCGGTTGGGCTCGACCCGCGCGAGCTGCAGCTCGGTGATCTCTTCGCTGTGCGCGGGCATGCTGGCGCGAATCACCGCTTCGGGTTCTACCCCGGGCGGCAGACCATAGGCCGTCAGGGCGTAGATATCGCCGGCGGTGTCGTTGCGCACGATCTGCAGCACCAGGTAGGTATTCCCCGCGCGCGTGCGTTGTGTCAGGCCCTCGGCCTGCGCGACCGACGTTTCCGGTGGCGGGCTGGCGGTCAGCAGGCCGACCGTTGCCAGCAGCACCACGCTTAGGCCGATTTCGAACCCGACGCTGCGCCGCAGGGTCCGCAGGCCGGCGGCCTCGGGTCCGCGTGCCAAACGCGGATGCAGCCACCAGCGGTTGAAGCCACCCACGGCCAGCAACAAACCGAACAGACCCAGTTTGACGCTCAGGGCGCGACCATAGGTCGTCGTCCACAGCTCGCTGATTGCGCTTAGATGGCGCAGCGCCGCAAAGGTGCCGGTGGTCGCCAGCACGATCACCGCTGCGGTGGCCATGCCGGTGAAGTGCGCCACCAGCTGCGTCAACGCGCCACTACGGCGGGTGGCGGCGCGGCGGGCTGCCAGCAGTGTCGCCAACAGCGCGGCCAGCCCGCCGATCCAGGCACAGGTCGCCAGCAGGTGTGCCAGATCGAAGCCGATCGCGCTGATGGTCATGAGCCTGCCGCTCAGATCGCGACCCTGACTCACCGCGCTATGGCTCAGCAGACTTAGCGTCAGCAGCGCGGCGCTGCCCACCACCAGGCCAACCCCGGCGCGACGCCGGTCGCGACTGATCAAAACCAGCGCCAGCAGGCCGATCAGCGCGATGCGCAACGCCAGCAGCAGGCCGACGCGCGAGCGGAGCGCAAACGTGAGCGCATCGCCGCCCGCTGTGGCGCTGGCCAGCAGCAGCGCGCCGCTCGCGCCCAGCAGCGCCAGCAGACCGCCGCCGATCTCGATGCGCCGCGCAACGCGCTCGAACAGCGCCGCGCCCGAAGCGTCCAGCGTCGTGGGCTGCCAGACCAGCAGCCGAAAGCAGAGCCCACCCAGCGCCAGTGTCAGCCCCAGCAGCGTCAGCCAGCGCGCCGCGACATCGCTCAGCGGTGGGGCTGCCAGCGGGTCGGGCGGCGCGGGGGGCAACACCAGGGGCGCGTTGGCGGCTGCCGGATCGCCGATCACAAAGGGCACCATGCCGGTCATGGTGTGGCCGTCGGCGGTGGAGAGCGTGCGCCACTGCAGGCTATAAACGCCTTCGGCCAGCGGCGGCAGCTCCAGCAGCAGCACGTAGGGATCGGCGGGATCGACGCGGCTCGGCGCTGTGGCGATCGGTCCGCTCTCGGCGCTGGTGAGCACCACGCGGCTGTACGATGGTTCGAGCGGTTCGCTGAAGCGCAGCCGCGCCACGGCGGGCGCTTCGGCCAGCACCGCGTTGGGCGCGGGATCCGACTCCACCAGCGTGGCGTGGGCCGCTGCCGGTCGCGGCGCCAGCAGCACCAGGACCAGCAGCGTGAAGAACCAGAAGAGACGTCGCATGGTTTCGAAAGCCTGGCGCAGCAGACGCGCCGCTGCGCCAGGCGCGAGCGCTAGCGCGCGGATGGAACCGGCGTCTCGTGACGGCTCAGCGTAGCAGTGCGGCGGCGCAGAGCCAGCGCTGCTACCACCAGTCCGCCCAGCCCGATCAGCAGCCCCAGTGCGCCGACGACCAGCGCAGTGCGCGCCGTGGCCTGTGCTGCGGCCAGTTGTTCCGCCAGCGCCACATTGGTGGGCACGCTGCGCGGGAATTGCAGCTCGCTGACCGGCTGCACGCCATCAAAGCCGTCGGGGCTGGAAGTAAACGACTCGTCAACGGGTGTGCCGTTGATCTGGCCGTAGAAGCGGAAGGTATAATCGCCCGGCTCGGTGGGGTAGAACACGGCAGTATAGACGCCCGGCTCGTTCCAGGCCGGCTTCAGCTTCAGCTCGCGCTGCTGCGAACCCTTGATCACCTCGGCGCGCAGCGTGTCGGCCAAGCCTTCGACCGGCAGATTGGTCTCGTGGTTGACTACGCGCAGCCAGATGCCGTTTTGCTCGTTCTCGAAGGCCGGTTCGTTTATGAAGCCGACGGTGAACTCGTAGGGACCGACCTCACGATGTTCGTGGGCCAGCGCCGCGGCGGGCGCGAGCAGCAGCGCGATGATCAGCATGCCGAGAGCGGCACGCAACGCGGATGGAATGCGTCGCATGATACATCTCCTCCTTGCGTCAGCAAGCATGGTTGTCGTTCCGTCTGATCAGGCGGATCATCCGAACAAAAGCCAAGTCTGAAGGAGTGCGACGCGAGGGGGATCGCGCGGCGGCGATGGGTATTGACCCTGCCGCACGCTGCTGCGCGTGATCATCAGGTGGCGTTTGACCCGCAATGCCGGGAGCAGCACCAGCGGCAGCACCACGGCGATCGTCAGCGCCGAGGGATGATCTTCGCTGCGTGGCACGCGGTGTTCATCGCTGCCGGGCACGGGCTGAGGGTCGTGCGCATGGCCACTATGGCGCTGATCGGCATAGCTGGCCATCTTCTCCGGCTGCTCCTGAGCGATGGGCAGATGCGTGCCGGGCAGGTGTCGCTGGCAGTGGATCACGCAGGCTGCCGGCCCGCCAAAGGCCAGCGCCAGCAACAGCAGCAGCAGACAGGGCGTCCCCCACGGGGCGTGCGTTGGCTGCCATACCAAGCTGCTAGGTGATCCTGCCATCATGCTGCCTGCTCGCTGCTCTCGCCAGGGGCCGGGGGGGGGGTGGCGCCCGCTGCCGTGACGATCTATGTATAGCATACGTTGGCGCTTCTGAAAAGGGATGCGTGCCGGAGCGGACACTCGGGTACCGAATCGAGGGCAGCGCGCTAGCGCGCCTGCTGGCGGCGACGCCAGAGCAGATACAGGGCGATCGAGCCGGCAACCGCGGCGTTGAGCGAGGCGATCTGTCCGGCCATCGGCAGGCGCAACACAAAGTCGCTCCGTTCGCGCAGCAGGCGGCTCACGCCGGGGCCTTCAGCGCCTACAATCAGCGCCAGCGGCAGATCGGCGCGTTGCGCGTCGAGATCCTGGGCGCGTGGATCGTCTTCCAGGGCAGCGATCCAGATCTGGCGCTGCTTGAGGCGCTCGATAACCTGTGCCAGGTTGGGCACTTCGGCGATCAGCAGATGCTCAACCGCACCGGCGGAGGCGTTGACCACCGCGGGCGTGATGCCGGCGGTGCGCCGTGCGGGCAGGATCACACCATGCGCGCCCACGGCTTCGGCGGTGCGCAGCAGCGTGCCGACGTTCTGGGGATCCTGCAGGTGATCCAGCACCAGCAGCAGTGCATCATCGCCGCGCTGCTGGGCCAGGGCCAGCATCTCCTCTACATCGGCGTAGGGATACGGGCCGGTCTCCAGCGCCACGCCCTGATGGTTGGCGCCCTCGGTGCGCTGGTCGAGCTGCTGGCGCGGCACGCGTTCGACGCGTACGCCGGCGGTGCGCGCCAGCGCCAGCAGCTCGGTGATCGGCCCGCCCTCGCGCACGCCCTCGGCGATCAGCAGGCGCCTGATGCGGCGCCGACGCGCGCGCAGCGCCTCGCGCACGGCGTTGCGGCCATACAACAGCTCGTGGCTGCGCTGCGGCGTGGATGGTCGGCTGGGGGCAGGCTTCGTGCGCGGCATGATCTACATGCCCAGGGCATCTTTGAGGCGCGAAAACCAACCCCCGTCGCGTTTTTCGAAGGGCTGGTTGCCCCACTCACTGGCCAGCTCCTGCAACAGTTCGCGCTGGCGCTCGGTGAGCCTGGTCGGCACCACGAGCCGCGTGATCACCACCTGATCGCCACGTCCCTGGCCGCGCAACGAGGGCACGCCCTTGCCGCGCAGCCGGAAGGTGGCGGCGTGCTGGGTGCCTGGCGGGAGGTGCAACGTCTCCTCGCCGTCGAGGGTTGGCACGCTGACCTCGCCGCCCAGCGCCGCCAGCGCGATGTTGACCGGCAACTCGAGGATGATGTCGTCGCCATCGCGCTGGAAGAGCGGATGCTCCTTGACGCTGATCGCCACCAGCAGATCGCCGGGCGGACCGCCGCGCACGCCGGCCTCGCCCTCGCCGCGCAGGCGCAACTGCAGCCCGCTATCGACACCCGGCGGGATGTTGACGCGCACCTTGCGCGTGGCGCGCACACGGCCTTCGCCGCGGCAGGTGTGGCAGGGCACGGCCACGGTACGCCCCGTGCCGCCGCACTGGTCGCAGGTGACCACCGTCAGCATATTGAAGATCGGCGCGCGCATGCGGATCTCGCCCTGGCCGTTGCACTTGGGACAGCGCACGAAGTCGCTGCCGGGCTCGGCGCCGCTGCCGCGGCAGGTGGCGCAGGTCTCCAGGCGCTGATAGGTGATCTCCTTTTCGGTGCCGAAGATCGCCTCCTCGAACTCGAGCTGCAGGTGGTAGCGCAGGTCGGCGCCGCGCATGGCGCTTGGCCCGCTGCTGCGCATGCCCTGGCCCATAAAGGCATCGAAGATCGTCGAGAAGATATCGCCTGCGCCAAAGCCGCCGAAGGGATCGAAGCCGCCGGCGCTGCCGCCCACCGCCTGATGGCCGAAGCGATCGTACATCGCTCGCTTGTCGGCATCGGAGAGTACCTCGTAGGCCTCGTTGATCTCCTTGAACTTGGCCTCGGCGTCGGGCTCTTTGTTGAGGTCAGGATGGTACTGGCGCGCCAGGCGCCGGTAGGCGCGCTTGATCTCCTCTGCGGTGGCTGTGCGCGCCACGCCCAGGACCTCGTAGTAATCGCGTTTGGTTGATGCTGCCATCCTTGCGCTCCACGTCAGCGGCGCCTGGCGTCAGGCAGCGGCGGCCGGGCGCGCAGCCCACCGCCTGACGTTGCTCGCCTGGCTAGGCACTGACCTGATCCTCAGACACATCCTGTGACCGGTCGCCGGCAGCGCCGTTGTTCGAGGCCGCGGCCGGCCCATCCGGTAGGCGCTCCAGGGCGGCGGCCAGCTCGGCGATGCGCGCGCGAATCGTGCTTAGGTCCTCGCCATCCAACGCGCGGCGCAGGCCGGCCAGATGGAACTCAATCTCGTCGCGCGTGGCTGCATCAAGCTGCTCGCTCAGGCGCCAGAGCTTGCGCTCGGCAGTGTAGATCAGGCTGTCGGCTTGGTTTTGCACCGCAATGCGCTCGCGCCGGGCCTCGTCTTCGGCGCGATGCTCTTCGGCCTGGCGGATCATCTCGGCGATCTCGCTGTCGCTCAGCCCCGACGATGGCCGGATGGTAATGCTTTGTTGGCGCCCGGTCTCCTTATCCACGGCCGAGACGTTGAGCAGCCCATCGGCGTCGATGTCGAAGGTTACCTCGATCTGCGGCACGGCGCGCGGCGCGGGCCGGATGCCGGTCAGCTCAAAGGTGCCCAGCAGCTTGTTGTCGGCGGCCATGGGCCGTTCACCCTGATAGACCTTGATCTCGACGGCGGTCTGGTTGTCGGTAGCCGTCGAGAAGATCTGCGAGCGGCGCGTTGGAATGGTGGTGTTGCGCTCGATCAGCGGCGCCATGATTCCGCCGCGCGTAGCGATGCCCAGCGTCAGCGGCGTGACGTCTAGCAGCAGCACATCCTTGACCTCGCCCGCCAGCACCGCGCCCTGGATCGCCGCGCCGATGGCCACCACCTCATCGGGATTGACGCCCTTGTGCGGCTCTTTGCCGAAGAACTTGCGCACCGCGGCCTGCACCGCCGGCATGCGCGTCTGGCCGCCCACCAGAATCACTTCATCGATATCACCCGGGCGCAGGCCGGCATCTTTGAGCGCCTGGCGCACCGGCTCCAGCGTGCGCTCGATCAGATCGGCGGTGAGCTGCTCCAGCTTGGCGCGACTGAGCGTTACCTGCAGGTGCTTGGGCCCGCTGGCGTCGGCGGAGATGAAGGGTAGGTTGATCTCGCTCTGCATCACCGTCGAGAGCTCCTGCTTGGCCTTCTCGGCCGCTTCCTTGAGGCGCTGCAGGGCGACGCGATCGTTGCTCAGGTCGATGCCTTCGGCCTGCTTAAACTCCTCGATCAGCCACTCGATGATGCGCTGGTCGAAGTCGTCGCCGCCCAGGTGCGTATCGCCAGCGGTGGCCTTAACCTCAAAGACGCCCTCGCCCAGCTCCAGGATCGAGATATCGAAGGTGCCGCCACCCAGGTCGTAGACGGCAATAGTTTGGTTGCCGGCCTGCTCGCCGAAACCGTAGGCCAGTGCCGAGGCGGTTGGCTCGTTGATGATGCGCAGCACCTCCAGCCCGGCGATGCGTCCGGCATCCTTGGTGGCCTGGCGCTGTGACTCGTTGAAGTAGGCCGGCACGGTGATCACCGCCTGGGTCACCGGCGCGCCCAGGTAGGCCTCGGCATCGGCCTTGAGCTTGGCCAGGATCATCGCCGAGATCTCCTGCGGCGCGTACTCGCGGCCACCCAGTAGCACGCGCACATCGCCGTTGGGCGCGGCGGTTAGTTTGTAGGGCACCAGCGCCCGGTCGCGCTGGACGCTCTCGTCGTCCAGCTTGCGCCCCATGAAGCGTTTGATCGAAAAGATCGTGTTTTCGGGATTGGTGATCGCCTGGCGCTTGGCCACCTGGCCCACGGTACGCTCGCCGCTCTTGCTGATGGCGACCACCGAGGGCGTGGTGCGCGCGCCCTCGGCGTTGGCGATCACCTGTGCATCGCCGCCTTCGACGACGGCGACCACCGAGTTGGTGGTGCCAAGATCGATACCGATAACCTTTGCCATGATCCTTCTCGCGGCGCCGTGATCAGCCGACAGCGGTTGATCACGGCAGCTTGCTCGCTTGACGGCGCTAGCGCTCCTGTCCCACTTTGACCATGCTGGGCCGGATCACGCGGTCGTGCAGCATGTAGCCGCGCCGCAGATCTTCAAGCACCTTGCCGGCCTGCTCCGGACCGACATCCTCGTGCATGACAGCGTCATGGTAGTTGGGATCAAAGGGTTGGCCAAGCGCCTCGATCGGCTTGACGCCTTCGCTCTCCAACACCAGTTGCAGCTTGCGCTGCACGCCGACGATGCCCGCAAACCAGGGATGATCGCGAATCTCGTCGGGCGCGTGCTGCATGGCCAGGTCGAAATCGTCCAGGATCGGCAGCAGCTTCATGATCAGCCCGGCCGTGGCGTTGCGGATCAGGCTGGCGCGTTCTTCTTCGGTGCGCCGCCGGTAGTTCTTGAGGTCGGCGGCGGCGCGCAGAAACTGATCTTTATACTGAGCAACTTCCTGTTCGAGTTGCTGGACCCGTGCCTGCAGCTCCGCGACCTGTGCTGCGTCGCTCGGCTGTTCCGCTGCGGGAGCGGCCTGCTCGGCCGGTTCGGTTGTGGGCTGTTCGGCAGCGGGTGGCTGCGGATATTGTTCTTCCATACCTGGCTCACTCCTCCTTTCCTTGGGAGGTTGTGGCGTGCTGCTGCCCGGCGCCGGTCGCTGCCGTTGCGACATTGGCCTGACCGGCGGGGCTGCATGCGCCGACTTCATGCATCGGGACGCTGGCCGTACAGCTCGGCCAGCAGATCGCTCATGACCGATGAAATATACCGCACGCTGGAGATCGAGCGCGGGTAGGGCATGCGTGTCGGGCCGAAGATCCCGACCACGCCCGCCAGGTCGCGGCCACGCCCGTAGCGCGCCAAGACTACGCTATATTCACGCATGGCATCTTCGACGTGCTCGCCGCCGATGACGACCTGCACGCCGTTGCTGCTCAGCGCCTGCGGGATCAACGGGTTGATGCCCTTGCCCTCCTCCAGAATGGCGATCGCCTGGCGGATGCGCTCCGGCTGCGAGAATTCGGGCTGCTGCAACATCTCCAGCAGGCCGTCGTGGTACAGCCGTTCGTTGATCTGCCCTTCAAGCTGGCGCATGGCGCGCGCGATCAGCTCCAACACCGTTTGTTCGAAGGCGCTCAGCGGCGGTTCCCAGTCCGTGCGCTCCAGGCGCTCCACCTCGGCCAGGCCGGCGTTATGCAACTGCTGATTGAAGCGCTGCGCGACCTGACTGAGCTCATCCTGGCTGTAGGGCTGCTCGCTGGTGAGCGTCTGCTGCTTGATCGTGCCGTCGTGCAACACCAGCACCAGCAGGATCACCGTTTCGTAGATCGCGATCAGCTCCAGGTGCTTGAAGCGCACCTCGAGCGATCGCGGCGGCATGACCACCGCCGCGTTGTGGGCGATGCGCGCCAGCACGGCAGCTGCCAGGTGGATCCATTGCTCCAGCTCGCCGCGCACCTGGTAGAACTGGTGCTGGATTGTGCGCTGTTCCTGCGGCGAGAGTGCCTGGCGCTCCATCAGGTTTTCGACAAAATAACGGTACCCGGCGTCGGTCGGGATGCGCCCGGCTGAGGTATGCAGATGCGTTAACAACCCAAGCTCCTCCAGCGCGGCCAGCTCGTTGCGGATCGTCGCCGAGCTGTACTGGAGGTTGTACTTGCGCTGCAACGTCTCGGAGGCTACCGGCCGCGCCGGCGACTCGATGTACTCCTGGATCACCAGCTTGAGAATCAGTTGACGGCGTTCGGTCAGCTCGTAGCGCATCACATGCCTCGCCCATGCCCTGCTGCGCTTGTATTTTAGCACTCTCAGATGAAGAGTGCTAAAGCGCGCCTGTACAGCAAAGGCGTGCGCTAAACCCTACGGCGCTGGCGCACGCCCGGCGAGTATTGTACCACAGCTACTTGCCGCGAATCAACGCAGCGCGCGGCGGTGGACGGGTGAAGGAAATTGGCCATTCGGTTGCGATTCCTTTCTGCGCTCGCACATTGGAGCGGCTAAACTTGCTGCTGAAGACGGGGAAGGAGTGGGAGGGAACGTAGCTGAGGTGCTGTGGAGGGTGGTATGGCACGCGAAACGATTGTCAATCAGCGCGGCGAGGTGATGGTGCCCGATCCGCCGTTTGCGCGGGTGCTGTTTAGCACGACGCGCTTCGCCTGGCTCTGGCTGATCGTGCGCCTGTATCTCGGTTGGGTCTGGCTGGCGGCGGGCTGGGAAAAGTTGAGCAGCGGGACCTGGAGCGGGGGAGAACCGCTGCGCGCCTTCTGGGAGCGCGCCGTGCAGGTTCCGGCACAGGGTCGTCCGCCGGTCGCTTATGGCTGGTATCGTGCCTTTCTCCAGTTCATGCTGGAGCAGGGCTGGTACACCTGGTTCGCCGATCTGGTGATGTGGGGCCAACTGCTGGTTGGTATCGCGTTGATTCTGGGCGCGTTTACCGGTATTGCGGCCTTCTTCGGCGGCTTCATGAACTGGAACTTCATCATGGCGGGTAGTGCCAGCAGCAACGGGCTGCTGTTTGCGCTGTCGATTTTGCTGATCCTGGCATGGAAGGTAGCCGGCTGGTATGGCCTGGACCGCTACCTGCTGCCGCTGGTAGGCACGCCCTGGACCTGGCATGCCACGCGCGCGGCGCCCCCCAGCAGTGCGGCGGAACAGCGCGCCTGAAGCTGAAGATCGCTGCAATAACCGACAGGGGTGGAGCCGCTCCACCCCTGTCGGCGATCCCCAGGCGGCGCTATGGGTTGTTCGACGTCTGGTTGAAGACGGAGGGCATATAGAGCACGTAGGGCCGATTTTCGAAAGTGCCACGTGCTACGACGATCTCGGCTTGGCTCTCAACGGTGTTGTGATGATGGAGCAGCAACACACCCAGTGAATGGGACGCGTTGAAGCTGGAGGCGAAGAAGCGCACCGGGATCGTGTTGCCGGGCAGGTCAAAGAACAGCGGCAAGCCGGCAGTACCACCCGTCAGATCGAGACCAGGCCGGCCTGGAGTGTAGGTCAGCCGTGGTGTTTGATCGACAATCGATTCATCCTCCGCGGTTGCCGGCAGATTTCGTAGCTCGTTGTCGCGGCTTTCGCTGACTACGCGGTAGGTGAAGGTGTCATCGGCGCTTGTCAGCCCCAGGTCCGCAGCCGCAACCGGCAACATCATCACGCGGCTGTTGTACACCGCCGTGCTGAGTGTTGAGGGAGACAGGCCGTTGAGGAAAAATTGTAAGCTGACCGTCTCGGTTTCCAGATCTTCGAGCACGGTAAGGAATACGTCCGTGGCATCCGACCCGATTGCCCTGCCGTAACTTCTGTTATAGAGGGCATAGTCGTCCGTACCGTCGCGATCGGTATCGATGTATACGGTAAAGGTCGGGATGCTTGGCGTCTCCCAGGGCTGGTGTGTAGCGATACCAAAGGCGATCGTCGTGTCAGCGATCGAGCCCGCCGCATGGTAGTCGCTGGCGACGCCGACGTAGGCCAGATCGGCATTGGCGACATTTGGTCGCGTGGGAATATCGCGGCTGACATACTGCAGCTCGAAGGCCGAAACCACCGAAACCATGTCTTCAGGCGAAGGGGTTGTCAGCGCTGCGGAGCTGCCGAAGCCACGGCCTGTGAGCCTAATCGTGGCCGAGACGGCTTCAGTTGAGCTGAGGTCAAGCGTGCTTGTTTCGGCACGCATATCGGAGGCTGGGCGCGGCGCAGCATACACCGGCACGCGCAGAGCCTGGCCGCTGCTGGGCGTGAAGGTGAGGTAGCCCGAAGCCTCGCTTAACCAGTGCCGCGGTAAGGTCTGTGTCGCTGCCACATCCGGCGAGCGCACATGCCGCATTTCAGCGGCAGTGGCGCGCATGGTCAGGCGTACTGCAGCCATACCGCCAGCGGGGACCGTCACCGTTTCCTGTGCCACTGTAATGGTCACGCCGGGTACCTGCGTCACCGGCTGGTAGGCCACATTATAGGTGACCGGACTATTGCCCTTGTTTTCGAGGCGGATCGTGCGCGTGACGGTAGCGGTCGTGATCACTTGTGGCGCGCCAAAGGAGACGCTTACCAGCTCCGGATGCTCACCGTCATACGCAATGACTTGGCTGTTGCGTGCGTTACGTACGTCGATGCGTCCCG encodes:
- a CDS encoding CopD family protein, yielding MRRLFWFFTLLVLVLLAPRPAAAHATLVESDPAPNAVLAEAPAVARLRFSEPLEPSYSRVVLTSAESGPIATAPSRVDPADPYVLLLELPPLAEGVYSLQWRTLSTADGHTMTGMVPFVIGDPAAANAPLVLPPAPPDPLAAPPLSDVAARWLTLLGLTLALGGLCFRLLVWQPTTLDASGAALFERVARRIEIGGGLLALLGASGALLLASATAGGDALTFALRSRVGLLLALRIALIGLLALVLISRDRRRAGVGLVVGSAALLTLSLLSHSAVSQGRDLSGRLMTISAIGFDLAHLLATCAWIGGLAALLATLLAARRAATRRSGALTQLVAHFTGMATAAVIVLATTGTFAALRHLSAISELWTTTYGRALSVKLGLFGLLLAVGGFNRWWLHPRLARGPEAAGLRTLRRSVGFEIGLSVVLLATVGLLTASPPPETSVAQAEGLTQRTRAGNTYLVLQIVRNDTAGDIYALTAYGLPPGVEPEAVIRASMPAHSEEITELQLARVEPNRWGARGALLTMPGQWHLETILRARGMDDVRHTFIIDTSLAPSSTTPSAGAPLWAVLLTLALMLTALSQLPIARRWQGRFQSSALLMVALAFGAATVPYYLTRAAERTNPLSPTPEVLAAGKAIYERSCASCHGLSGRGDGPAAATLPGLPADFTIPHFATHTDAQVFEWIKNGKPGTAMPAFGDQLSEEEIWQVITYLRELYRQAQP
- the rlmB gene encoding 23S rRNA (guanosine(2251)-2'-O)-methyltransferase RlmB, with protein sequence MPRTKPAPSRPSTPQRSHELLYGRNAVREALRARRRRIRRLLIAEGVREGGPITELLALARTAGVRVERVPRQQLDQRTEGANHQGVALETGPYPYADVEEMLALAQQRGDDALLLVLDHLQDPQNVGTLLRTAEAVGAHGVILPARRTAGITPAVVNASAGAVEHLLIAEVPNLAQVIERLKQRQIWIAALEDDPRAQDLDAQRADLPLALIVGAEGPGVSRLLRERSDFVLRLPMAGQIASLNAAVAGSIALYLLWRRRQQAR
- the dnaJ gene encoding molecular chaperone DnaJ, translating into MAASTKRDYYEVLGVARTATAEEIKRAYRRLARQYHPDLNKEPDAEAKFKEINEAYEVLSDADKRAMYDRFGHQAVGGSAGGFDPFGGFGAGDIFSTIFDAFMGQGMRSSGPSAMRGADLRYHLQLEFEEAIFGTEKEITYQRLETCATCRGSGAEPGSDFVRCPKCNGQGEIRMRAPIFNMLTVVTCDQCGGTGRTVAVPCHTCRGEGRVRATRKVRVNIPPGVDSGLQLRLRGEGEAGVRGGPPGDLLVAISVKEHPLFQRDGDDIILELPVNIALAALGGEVSVPTLDGEETLHLPPGTQHAATFRLRGKGVPSLRGQGRGDQVVITRLVVPTRLTERQRELLQELASEWGNQPFEKRDGGWFSRLKDALGM
- the dnaK gene encoding molecular chaperone DnaK — protein: MAKVIGIDLGTTNSVVAVVEGGDAQVIANAEGARTTPSVVAISKSGERTVGQVAKRQAITNPENTIFSIKRFMGRKLDDESVQRDRALVPYKLTAAPNGDVRVLLGGREYAPQEISAMILAKLKADAEAYLGAPVTQAVITVPAYFNESQRQATKDAGRIAGLEVLRIINEPTASALAYGFGEQAGNQTIAVYDLGGGTFDISILELGEGVFEVKATAGDTHLGGDDFDQRIIEWLIEEFKQAEGIDLSNDRVALQRLKEAAEKAKQELSTVMQSEINLPFISADASGPKHLQVTLSRAKLEQLTADLIERTLEPVRQALKDAGLRPGDIDEVILVGGQTRMPAVQAAVRKFFGKEPHKGVNPDEVVAIGAAIQGAVLAGEVKDVLLLDVTPLTLGIATRGGIMAPLIERNTTIPTRRSQIFSTATDNQTAVEIKVYQGERPMAADNKLLGTFELTGIRPAPRAVPQIEVTFDIDADGLLNVSAVDKETGRQQSITIRPSSGLSDSEIAEMIRQAEEHRAEDEARRERIAVQNQADSLIYTAERKLWRLSEQLDAATRDEIEFHLAGLRRALDGEDLSTIRARIAELAAALERLPDGPAAASNNGAAGDRSQDVSEDQVSA
- the grpE gene encoding nucleotide exchange factor GrpE, which encodes MEEQYPQPPAAEQPTTEPAEQAAPAAEQPSDAAQVAELQARVQQLEQEVAQYKDQFLRAAADLKNYRRRTEEERASLIRNATAGLIMKLLPILDDFDLAMQHAPDEIRDHPWFAGIVGVQRKLQLVLESEGVKPIEALGQPFDPNYHDAVMHEDVGPEQAGKVLEDLRRGYMLHDRVIRPSMVKVGQER
- the hrcA gene encoding heat-inducible transcriptional repressor HrcA, yielding MRYELTERRQLILKLVIQEYIESPARPVASETLQRKYNLQYSSATIRNELAALEELGLLTHLHTSAGRIPTDAGYRYFVENLMERQALSPQEQRTIQHQFYQVRGELEQWIHLAAAVLARIAHNAAVVMPPRSLEVRFKHLELIAIYETVILLVLVLHDGTIKQQTLTSEQPYSQDELSQVAQRFNQQLHNAGLAEVERLERTDWEPPLSAFEQTVLELIARAMRQLEGQINERLYHDGLLEMLQQPEFSQPERIRQAIAILEEGKGINPLIPQALSSNGVQVVIGGEHVEDAMREYSVVLARYGRGRDLAGVVGIFGPTRMPYPRSISSVRYISSVMSDLLAELYGQRPDA
- a CDS encoding DoxX family membrane protein — encoded protein: MARETIVNQRGEVMVPDPPFARVLFSTTRFAWLWLIVRLYLGWVWLAAGWEKLSSGTWSGGEPLRAFWERAVQVPAQGRPPVAYGWYRAFLQFMLEQGWYTWFADLVMWGQLLVGIALILGAFTGIAAFFGGFMNWNFIMAGSASSNGLLFALSILLILAWKVAGWYGLDRYLLPLVGTPWTWHATRAAPPSSAAEQRA